Proteins encoded in a region of the Planococcus citri chromosome 1, ihPlaCitr1.1, whole genome shotgun sequence genome:
- the LOC135835188 gene encoding glucose dehydrogenase [FAD, quinone]-like — protein MKSFCALFLIFFIKVCHLQQVSSQNNAVNENCYDCSFKDTSTLPDVNQCSSNLNEKDERLLRIIEYGLKTNCFISDPCRRVHSPIKSPHETKTTDESFDFIIVGAGVSGSILAGRLSENPNHKVLLLEAGPEEPLGPSVPYFSNSALDTSVDWKFETVPQKKACLKTGGICKWPRGKMICGTACMTGLMYTRGSRQIYDSWAQQGNTGWSYDDILEYHKRAENNTQSQDKIDPEYHGFDGPMHVGNFPYLPKVAQLMLEAAQEVGFDVHDLSGKNQTGFSASSVMVDNGVRDSPSRAYLRPVLHRENLKIFIESFATKIIIKNNRAIGIEYLDKFNRTRKVFAKKEVVLSGGVIGSPQLLMLSGIGPKKHLQQLGIPVVKDLPVGLNVHHHVGIETTSTLKGLKESEFNYRALDEYLNELRGPFSSTGLTQVTGFFGTSKAAEDIPDIQFFLDAHADSFKCRRYTSEPNNPTVLGLRVIYLITKCRGTIRLRSKNPFDKPIIDANYLCDEDDENAIIEGIRKMQQIMKSKAFSKYYIEYDASNESSCESYPKDSDDYWRCQIQTNTLGENHHAGSCKMGSPDDSTTVVDPQLRVLGIPNLRVVDASIMPTPINCNTVGPVIMFGEKGAQMIKDQWNDSDDGRPISDEP, from the exons CGAGAATTGCTACGATTGCTCATTCAAAGACACATCCACACTGCCCGATGTCAACCAATGCTCGTCAAATCTGAACGAAAAAGATGAACGTTTACTACGCATCATCGAATACGGCCTGAAAACTAACTGCTTTATATCAGATCCATGTCGTCGAGTTCATAGCCCTATCAAATCACCACACGAAACCAAAACCACCGATGAAAGTTTCGATTTCATAATAGTCGGAGCAGGCGTCTCAG GTTCAATTCTAGCAGGAAGACTGAGCGAAAACCCAAATCATAAAGTCCTACTCCTGGAGGCAGGTCCTGAAGAGCCTCTAGGTCCTTCTGTGCCATACTTCTCTAATTCTGCACTAGACACATCGGTTGACTGGAAATTCGAAACAGTGCCACAGAAAAAAGCTTGCCTAAAAACTGGCGGAATTTGCAAATGGCCTCGGGGTAAAATGATATGCGGCACTGCTTGCATGACAG GTCTCATGTACACCAGAGGCAGTCGACAAATATACGACAGCTGGGCACAGCAAGGAAACACCGGATGGAGCTACGATGATATCCTAGAATACCACAAAAGAGCTGAAAACAATACCCAATCGCAGGATAAAATCGACCCCGAATATCACGGTTTCGATGGCCCAATGCACGTTGGAAATTTCCCATATCTCCCAAAAGTAGCCCAACTCATGCTGGAGGCAGCTCAAGAGGTCGGATTCGACGTACACGATCTCAGTGGCAAGAATCAAACCGGATTCAGCGCTTCATCAGTAATGGTAGACAACGGTGTACGTGATAGTCCAAGCAGAGCGTATTTACGACCAGTTCTGCATCgtgaaaacctcaaaattttcatcgaatctTTCGCCACgaaaatcattataaaaaataatcgaGCTATAGGGATCGAATACCTGGATAAGTTCAACCGAACTCGAAAAGTATTCGCTAAAAAAGAAGTCGTGCTATCCGGAGGAGTAATCGGATCTCCACAACTCCTAATGTTATCCGGTATAGGACCCAAGAAACATTTGCAACAATTAGGCATACCAGTAGTGAAAGATTTACCTGTAGGGCTCAATGTACATCATCACGTCGGTATCGAAACTACATCCACATTGAAAGGCTTGAAAGAATCCGAATTCAACTACAGAGCACTCGATGAGTACTTGAACGAGCTCAGGGGTCCGTTTTCCAGCACCGGTTTGACTCAAGTAACCGGTTTCTTCGGTACTTCCAAAGCTGCGGAGGATATCCCAGATATACAATTCTTTTTGGACGCTCATGCGGATAGCTTCAAGTGCAGAAGATACACCAGCGAACCGAATAATCCCACCGTGTTGGGTCTGAGAGTAATTTACCTTATTACTAAATGTCGAGGAACGATTAGACTACGATCAAAGAACCCTTTCGATAAACCGATCATCGACGCCAATTATCTATGCGATGAAGATGACGAAAACGCGATTATAGAAGGAATACGAAAAATGCAACAGATCATGAAATCTAAAGCTTTTTCGAAGTATTACATCGAATACGATGCATCGAATGAGTCTTCTTGTGAATCGTACCCCAAAGATTCGGACGATTACTGGAGATGTCAAATACAAACCAATACTTTGGGTGAAAATCATCACGCCGGAAGTTGTAAAATGGGCTCGCCTGATGACAGTACCACCGTCGTTGATCCCCAACTTCGAGTACTCGGTATACCTAATCTTAGAGTGGTAGATGCGTCAATTATGCCAACACCTATTAACTGTAATACCGTAGGACCTGTGATAATGTTCGGAGAAAAAGGTGCTCAGATGATCAAAGATCAATGGAACGATTCGGATGATGGCAGACCCATTTCGGATGAACCTTAA